A window of Ooceraea biroi isolate clonal line C1 chromosome 9, Obir_v5.4, whole genome shotgun sequence genomic DNA:
ACTTAATGTCCCTTATACAATCAATGCACCGTTAGTGCTCACACAGTGTAAACGGAATTTACGTAAACGTGATACGATAAAACTGTCATGCTTTATTAAAGCAACAGAAAATTAAACGATCCGCTACTTTTCTAGATCCGACCTTTTTTGATCGATGTCAAACGAATAAACGTTCTttccaataaataaatcacaCGAGTTTGTATTCCGCAATTTCTCAAATTACGGCAGTTCTCACTTTAGACTTGCTTTAGCatgctgaaataatttttaaaacatatacCAGATTTCAGTTCATTTTCCCTCCGCGCTTTTGCTTTTGATGTAACAAAGTAACGAATGTTAAGTATTCGTGACGCATACGACAACCGTTCTCATAATTTATGTGCGGGTGCGTGTGTTACGTATAACAAACATGCTGTGCGCTAGCACAATGccatttacataaatttgcaTACAGTTTCTTTTCTCGTCCGTATTATTTCACTGGGCTTCTAAATTCAAGgcataatttcatattaaaaatatgtatgtatgtaggAAAAATGAAGTAGAAGCAACGCGATAAGCGTATTCTCGATAAACTGTTGCGAAACGCGCAGGACCTTGCGATATTGACAAATTTCCTTGCATCCTTGTTATCTGACCAGTAAACGGATATTtgcataaatcatttttctagGCCGCTAATATCCAACAACAGCGAGGTCGCACACGTTCGAGCGAtgacgtatgtatgtacggcTAGCGTCGTGGTGTCGAGCCGGTAAAACGGCGACATGAGGGCTTTCGCGCTATAAGAAGTATTCGGAGCGTGTGAGATCGAGCCCGACTGGGCGGGTATGCCGGATTTATGGCGGTCGTGCACGGCATCTGGTTAAAACAACGTTGATGCCCTGCCCCGAGCCGGTCAACACGAACGATTACTCCCGAATCGCGGGGAACACGGCCTACCCGATGAACGTGCTACAGAATCCACGACATTGTCCCCTTGCTATTGACATTCGCGGTCTGACACAGGATACGAGTACGCTGTGATACAGTGCAATCGAGACGGCTTATATACACCGTCTACTCAAAGTATGATATCGCGCGCGGTTACTAAAGCGGTCATATCGAAGTCTGTGTTACCTGGGGTGCCTCCGGAACGATATACGAAAAATTATACCGTTCATACcgtcgcacagtgggctagaatcgaaaaaagctggccaaaagtcgaattttttcaactcttggaaatctgtgcatttcgaccttttttgattcatggatatcagtattttcaaaaatgtgaatggagtttcgtaggaaaaatttccttcccattaatcaacaattaataggaggcaacgcgttaatgttccgaaaaacgaattatgaatgagtataggctatagcttacattcttgtatgcggatgcaaataattttgctttttactctataaatagaattgaaacttttcccaaacagttataaccattaaaaatgtttgttcatcaatttgtgttaatctaagtttttggtttcttaaaatataagaaagaagtaaagttcaatatcattttttttaaatagctgtaaaaggctgtttgggattcttgttttatcatcttgtgtaggattcaaactaagtatttccgtttgaattgtgcacaccaacgcacacctttgcgttatatacaggatgtttcattttaattttcatatcgtaataacttgaaaatttggcgttttggtaaaaaatgtttgaaatgaaagttgtaggtttttaagtgaagcattacgtagcaataccagtatgaccttgacagtgttgtcaagatcatgtacagatcaccgtgaaatttttaaatgccgcgaaacgtacgacgcggcgcggtagcgactgtaactttcaagcttcataacttcgaagtatttaacggataaatactttgttatagtgttctgaaaagctcttgaagtaagctacaaaaatatctaatgaaaactggaggttcccatttaaaaaattcaaggtgacctttgcgtgaccttggcaacgctattcaaggtcatactagtattattatctaatacctgatttaaaaccctataacttttatttgaaacatttttttctaaaacgtcatgttttcgagttattacttttggccagcttttttcgagtttagcccactgtgcgtcgCCGAGTTGTCCTCACGGTCCCACGCAAGAGATTCGCGCGACCGTACCTCCTATTGCAGATCAGAGAAAAATCATTTACGAAGAAAGTTGTTTCGGAGAAACAACTTTTTCATCAGAGCCATATTCTTCGATCAATGTTCGGTGTTCCTTCACGTGTACTCGCCGAAAAGTGTATTAACACCAGACTTGTTAGGAAATACATTTTGCTGAGAAATTGCTCTAACAATCCCAATGAAAATACGCAATAATTTCGGACCACGGACGGAAAGGAGATTGCTAGAACAGATTAGATTAGCGGATTGCCAGATTACAGAGTAGGGCCCCTGTAAGAGCAATGTTTCTGACGCGTGCTGAAATACGACGTCCTTTAATAATGTACCTTCAAAAATGGCATCAAAAGTATCAGCGACACATCGCTGAAATATTCAGTCAGTTTACACGAACGATCCTCGAGCACGTGAAAAGTGCACGCCAGGAGGTGGCTTCGTTGCCTCGAATCGCGGATTAATTTGACTCgccatttattttcttatcgtTAACTTATTTACGTTAAACTGTACAATTGTACAATTTAACTGTATTGTGCCGCTTCGTGTGCATTTTTACGTATCGAGTGAGATTCATCGCACTAGAACGTTGTAACACTCCTCTACGTTCAGCGTACAGCATTTTCTTTAGGAGCGCGCAAGTATCTGATATCTTGATTAAAAAGACGACTATTATATTCGAGAATGAGGTCAGGCTCTTATTTTCATACGTACGATCGTACAATTCCTGTGTGTTAGATGCCGGTTGCAGAACAGCGGCATGGCGACGAGGCGTTACGTTGTTCtaagtaaaattattaccTCCGCGTCATCCACGTGACACGAAATCAGGCAAAGGTACGTTGACCAAAACTGGCTTGACCACATCGCGTGACAACGACGGCCGGTCGGCCGGCCGCGAACCGTATATACCGTGAAATATTAAGAGTAGTTAAGCGATTTTGAACACGACACGGCAAAGTGGGCGCACCGCCATTTTTGCGGCCCTTTATTAATTTCCCTGCTACGAAAATTCAGCCGTTCGTCCGTCGTCGTTGCGGACGTCGCCCGAGCTTGCCACCGAGCAagtcgttttaattaattttaattgattaattttaactAAGCTcctaccgccgccgccgccgccgcgcttCGCGGCACGTTATTAAGCAACGCCACTTCATTTTCGAAGTGTATCCGGAAACTGGAGCAAGGTGTTACCGCTCGCGAACGCTGTACACactaaatttcgataaaatggCGCAAGTTCGTAAgacaactttttatttttaattatcgttaCGATAATAGGTTGAAGCGAGTTTCTACGAGGAAAGATACGTTTCTTCCAATTTCGAGACACACGTAGGAGGTGTCGcgtgaaaaatttcaaaagcTTGCTCTTTCATCGAGAGATTTCTTGCCACCTTGGTTATCATTCTCACTTCATGCACTCTTGTTTGTAAGTATCAAGGTGATGCGCCGTCATTTAACgtgcgaaagaagaaaagacaTCAACCGGAGACAAAACAGGGCTAATAGTGTGCTACGAAGTCAGGTGTAACGTAAAAGTTTGGGAGACGAGCGTGTCTTAAAAGAAAACTACCGTCACGGAACGATTGCCATGCGAAAACTTTGTTTGTGTGTTTCAGGCGGCATCGTCAGCTACACCATACCAGATGCTTCCATGACAGAGCTCAGTGATATTTCGTACGACGGTAAGAGGCAGGACAACTTGTTGACCGATGGCTTAGGTTGTCTAACCGATGGCGAAGTCGGCGCGGATGATTACAGGGTAGACATGAGAGACAGAAGAGGTAATTGGGTGGGTGGACACACACGGGGCTGTTAAATAGCGAAGATACTAAAGATACTTTAGCAATTTTTGACAGCAAGATCGTATCAAACGTAACACGGTATCTCCTGTTGTGTTGCTGAAGAACTTTACGATCGTAATATTTCGTGATTATGCGAACCATGCCGTATTGTAGAAAACTTTGCTCTCAATGTATTATAAACATGCTTTACAACTTCACCACGTGCGTGAATTCAAAGTGAGAAGTCTGTCTTGCGCAACGTAAATTTCTTTTGAAAGTTTCTTCCGTCCTTTCTACGTTCTCTTATCAATAACGATAAGCTCGTAAAACCATCGCATCGGAAAGAAGAAATCCTCGTGGAAATGACATTTTGTTTGCCGCAAAATggagaatcgtagtaacaaaAGTATCGCAGTTCATGGTGTTTTGTGTGAACGTTCAATCTTGGTTGGCTGCAGGTACGGGTTGGGTTGCTTGGCTTCGTGACACCTTTGAGGAGAACTTTGTGGAGCTCATATTCGAGTTTGAAGCCATCTTGATCTTTGAAGCGGTTCATATCTACACCAACAATTATTTCTCACGAAACGTGCAGGTAATCCCCAACCCACTTTTGTATTTGTCGTTTTCAACGCGGTTTCGTAAACTATCTTCTatgcaaatgcaaaaaaaattaaacgagaTTGTACTTAATTTCGCAACGACGcgtacttttatattttgtcaATGAAATCGAACATTTTGAAAGATATTTGTATCTTCAATTTTCTATTTGTGAgttgaaaacaaaattatgcgATACCAAAATTTAACGAATggatttattaagatttatttattaatttcattcaatgcagtattatattaaatagaaataatgacTGTTGCTTTTTGACAAACTGTTCGTCAAGATAAAACAATAACGACGGATTCGGTTGTGAAAATGCCAATCAAGAAATgtcaattatacatacatatccgaaaatataataaaacagcataactataataagatatattgtTTTGTCTATACATCATTTATAATACCGGTTTGCAACATGGATGACATGATTAACGATTTACCGATTACATAGTAATACTTATCGtaacatgttttttttatgtcaATGCTCTCATATGCTCTGAAGTACTAAAAGtttttatctatatttcaGTTTATCGATCTCACACGATAAAAACGAATGTAACATCATGCCAAAATAAGTCGCTCCgatccatttttttattatttttacatgtttttTACTTTAGActttattctattttcttcgagaaatatttgataatatttttcccCAATTTAATTCGTAGATTTCACGAGACAAAAGAAATACACTAAATCCGTTTTGCTTTCTTCGATCGATTTTCGATAAAAACAAGTATACTTCAAAACGAGTTTTGTTTGCACGACAGGTATTTTCGAAAGCGGACATTTGGTTCAGCCCCGACGGCGAGACCTACGAGGATGAACCCTTGCCTTATTCCTATATACCGGATTTCGTGCTGGAGAACGCCCGAAATGTCTCGATCGGCCTTCACGGACGACAGGGGCGATTGTTGAAGATGCATCTGTACTTTGCCGCGCGATGGATCATAATCAGCGAAGTAACATTCGACGCCAGTAAGCTGTTCATTGAAGAGTTTCTTTTCGTAacgataattttctttaactCTCACATTACTCTCGGCGTCGTTCTGTGGAATAATCTGTCACGTTCTTTTAGATTTCCCGCGGGTTTATTTCGCGTTGTAAGCTACCGACCCATGTATAAACGACGAGAAGAACACGTACAAACAAATGAGCTTGTGCTTATTGTTAGTCGTAACTCACAGATCGTAATGCTCCAAGAAATCTTGTAATGAACAAAGTTGTAATACCCGCTGGATTATCTTGTTCCACTCGCGCATACATTCGCCGACTTCAATTACCTTTTAATAATCATTACATCTCTGTCTTGGATATCCGCGGCTGAATTTCCTCAATTTCATCGTACTAATAGTCGTATGCGTTAACGATATCGAATATGAAAAACGCGTGCAATTAGTCCATTTAAATGTTCgcgcaaaatatataatgctcTTTGACTGCACAAGTAAATAGCATAATTGGCATGAAAATCATTTTCTGCGCAACAAGCTCTTTCATTTCGATGATTATCTTGTTTCGCGCATTTAAAAACCTCTCTATTTCACACGAATCTCTTGGCAAATCTTCGCCACACAGATTGTAATTAGCTACAGCTATTTTCCGCTTTCAGCGAATCCCTACGAAAACACTACGGAGGAGGCGGCATCCGAGTTCAGCAACCGAGAAATTCCAGTCAACCCCGAAGTGGATCTCAACTTACAAACGAGTAAGTAACTTGCCGAGAGTGGCATTTAATTCGTATCAATCTTGTTCTAATTAAGCACCGGCTACTAGAAACTTTTCATTTCTCGTACCGTATGCTTCTAAGTAGATGACTCCAGATTCACGAGTGAACTTTCtgcgtttaatattttacgttttatttgcGCAGTTCTGAACGTTTTTCACGTAGTTATAGGGTAACTTAGGGTATGATGGCCAtagctttttttaaatgcaaaaaacatacatttatttctgttattttttaatggcgTTTGGTATATTATTTCACTAAAGCTTAAAGTATGTAATACTAtcgaaattaaagagaaaataattactagaacttttatattatcaaaatattacaacataaGCATTGGCCATCTTACCTGACTTTTAGGGAAAAGATGgccatacatataatttcacatatttaatcttattttgacaatatttatttgacaatatatttattttataatatatatttgacaactgaactattatatataaataaataaaacgtataatgTTTTAACAGTTAaccatacatataatttcgcatatttagttttatgttgacaatatttctttgacaatatatatttgacaacTGAACTCTTacacataaataaacaaaacgcATAATGTTTTAAcagataaataaacaaaaagaagttaacaattaaaatacgTTAACTTATCTTGAAAAAAGTGGGCCATCTTACCCAAACTGTGAGGGAAAGATAGCcatagtatttataaataaataatgataacgtaaatacaaattataactCAAATTACAAGTTACATACCTTTATTATGTATCTAATGTTGATTACGACAGCttaactataatttatttcacattacAGCAGCTTTTACTAGACACATGAAAAACTATGCAGgtaatcgaaaattaaaatgttagatattattcataatattgttatttcgaTTAGTGTACGTATATTAACtactgtaaatattaattatctttgaGATTGAGTACCAAAATTCactatttaacaattattgtaaaaattacagcCATTGGCCATCTTTTCCGTATGGCCATCATACCCTAAGTTACCCTACATAATCGGCCATTTATGTCaatacttattaattattagatttaATTGGATACTCTCCACGTATGGAATATAAGTATGTTTAGTTCacttaaaaaatgtattacatTTTCAACCAACTCTGCGAAACAATATATCTTTCGCGCAACTTTTTAGCACAAAGACAATGCGATTAGGAAACATCATTGTTCgatatgagagagaaagagatgcgGTCGCATTGTATAATTCACGTAGGAAGTTTCTCGTAACGTAAACAATTAGTCGGGTTAAAAGGTAGAGCAtttgagagaagaaaagaagagagctgaaaaagaggaaagtaGAGTCGGCTCTGGCACAATTACGTATATCTGACAGTTTGTGCGAACAAATTGCAAGTCCTACACTGTGCTTCCCAGGTCCgaaagcaaataaaaaattatgcacTTTAAATTTGAGTCACTGTacgtaattaaagaaattgcttatccaaatgaaaaattaaaacccGCAACACGGAATGGAATAAGTGGGCGAAAGAATGTTGGTAGAAACATTATGTGTGCAGGCAGTAAATTCTACGATGACGTACATGTTAAAGTATTTCTTGTGAAAAGATACATACGTATTTTCAAGTATTGTTGTTTTAATTTCATCCATAATTTTCCGGTACCGAGAATGAATAATTACATCAGCTTCTCTCTGCCGCGTGCGATATGCCACAATGTGATAGAGATGCACGGAATGTGCGTTGACCATTGCAACAGAAAAAGTAAATGAAACATAATTTGTCGCCCGAACAGATAGAGGAGCGTGTATACACgtattaaaagaaagaaaaagagagagagagagatagatagaggaAAATTACGTTACGAAAGGAGAATGAAAaataggaataaaaaaaaagaatgagaaAAACTTATAGCATGGAGACAGAGGAGCACGGAAGATGCAGATAACAGGAAGCGCAACAGATAAATGAGGACGCTATAGGAGAGACGCGAGAGGAAGGATGCTAGAAAAAATACTCGACTGCAGCATAATTACGGCTCTCTGATATTCCCTGCAGCCGACGAATCCTATTCCCCTATAACCCCCGTCGAAAAAATAGACTGAGCACTTTCCTGGCTCGCcattataaataaaggaaACGCGCGAACGGTCCTCAGAAATAAAACAGCCGTGAAACCACCGAGCCGCACAAATGCAGCGCACACGCGCTAAAAAAGATGGCACGACGCGAGGGAAGGAATAGCAAAGAGTACAAAATAAAGTAACTAAAAACAACATGTAAACCGAGTGTCCGCTTCACGGTGGTATGAATGCAAAGGAAGGCGACAATGGTGCCCGCTACCTGCTAATATAGTTCTTGCGTGCAATTTTTTCCAGTTTCGTTTTTTACGTAATTCACGAATGAGGAAGCTACAGAGAGAACGGCGCCTTCATAATTCAAGCGCCAATATCCGTGCGATCGATTATGCGGATTAGCCAACGTCTGATTCGACGGGAGCGGAAGAGAAGATTAGAGGTATAAAAGAACGAACGAAATAAGGTAACCGAGCGAGAAAAAGCCGagcagagggagagagagagagcacagTCTACTCCATAATTAGTAGTAGTTAGTGTCTCTGATGGACTGTGTAAATGTCAAACCTTATTCTTCATCCTCTCTTgatcacaaatattttttctaggCAGCGGCGCAAATAAAGACAAAACCACGTACACATTCTATGCTCGTGGCGTATCCGTTCCTATACATGCGGCTGagctgaataaaataaaaaggtacGAGAGatgcgcgagagagaggatgaaaataattgatttagGTGGAACAGCATCCTGTGCTAAAATGAAACTCCGAAATCCTATCATTCGATACAAGCGGTTCGAAATCCAATAAATACGTTTGAATGCGCGGCTGCAAATAAAGCAACATTAAGCAACGATAAGCTGACCGGTGTCGCTCGATCGAGAAAGTAGAATGGGCCACgtttaaaaaaagaggagCAGACATTGTGTAAAAGAGACGAAAATGGGTGATAATAACAACAGACTCGAGCATACGTGTGAATAATGCCAGATTCACAACCACAATTTTATCTTCTAATAAGAGTTATCCATTATCCATTATCCTCCGAAAAATAAAGGGCAGAACCGCAAAAAGAGTATGGAGGATCGTGGAAAACCGAAGAGCGAACGAAAGAGGTATGCGCGAGCGTGAGGGTGGGAATTAAAAGCGTTTCCCCGCGCATTTCcggcaattttctttttctgtgcGTTGCACGCGATGAAGGGAAAGCGTTATTTGAAATCCAGATTTTTCCCGTCCATTTTGGTACTCACACGCGGAGACTCCTCCCCGAATTACGTGTTAGAATTACGTTACGACAATCGTCCTCTACGATTTTCCTCTACTCTACTGTCTATTCTACGCTTGATCGAAGAAAAATCGATCTGCACGATCTCCACAGTCGTACTGCCTGTAGCTTCGAGGCCAACGAACAGTGCGCATCGCAAAACCAAATATAGTTCCTACAAGTTTCCTAAGTTAATAACTAGCGAGGATgagtttattttatacttgccTATTCTAGATTTAACCGGATCTAAATTCGTTACAGTAACAGCACCCGGAGATGGCCAAGAATATATGGAAGTATTGATAGGCGTCCTTACTGCCATCATACTGCTGCTCTTGTCCCTCTTCTTTGTTATCCTATTTCTGAATCGGCGACAGAAGCTGCAGAGCTCTCCGACGGTGTTAAAAAATCCATTCGGATTCGCTATAAATATGAAGGTAAAAGAGATTACGTTTACGCTACAAATATGAAGATAAAAGAGATTACCTGAGAGATGTTGACGGTTGAGGTAACGATCGAGAATTCACAATTTCCAGGGtcttcttttaaatttaacgCCCGGTGGGATGCTGACGGCGGAAGCTGCCAATCGTGTAACACCTGACATGCCGGAGGACGTCAGCATGCACGAGTCTCTTACGATGGAGCAATTTAACTCGCCGCTCGTCAGTCCCCAATACAAATCCACTTACGCGATCGTAGCGAGTTCCGGTGAGTAaacgttaatataatataatgtcattggggaaaaaaaaaaacagcaaACATTACTGCTAAATCGATCGTTGCGATGGAAATCCGAAAAACGGATAGCGATGAAAGGCACTGGTGATGCTCTCTAGAGTCTCCGAAGGACTTCAACAATGTAGAGATCCCGGAAGAGGATGCACGACTGGACGCGGGACCGGAATCCGCAGTTGGTCCATCCAGCTGCTCCTCGTCACCGACGAACTCGCCGCCTCGTCATTCCCAACACTACAGGACCCTTCAAAGTTATAGCAGTCCAACTAGGAAACTCAATATCGCGGTTACGCCCAATCACCAAAGGGACGTCGATCAAGTTCACTCGAAACGTTGGCACACAGCACCAAAGGAGAAGCACAAGGTACACATTAGTTGCGCGCCATCATACTATCGTCCAATGCCGTCCAATTTGACGGTGCATTTGACTGATTGCACTTGGCCAAGTCAAAGGAAAAGTATACAAGTATACGTTACATTACTAGTGATAGCGAAAACTAAACCGTCGCTGACGGGCTTGTCTATGACTGCAATTTACGTCGCTGTGTTTATCTTGCGAAGAGCCTTCCTTAAGGGCGCGGGTGAGTCGGCAAAATTATGACGATCGCGACAATTAAAAACGCATTTTCGCATTTGCAGGTACCAGCGCCCGTCGTCAGTTGGAATATCGCACCGAGCATGAACAAGTCGTATAAATGCAAAGAGATAGAGCCAACCAATATACCACGTCAGTGCCTACGAACGACAGAAAAACTTGGCTCGAGGAACATAGGAGAAGTAATATTTCCGACAATAATTCcgcttataaaaaaaagattaataacaACACGAAATATTGCTGATATTCtacctttttatttatttatttaataaaatggcaGATTATCATTTGCAATACATTTGCAGGCAATAATATGCGAGGCTGTTGGTCTAGACGAGGTCGTGTCCGGCGCTTCTAGACTAGTCGTTGCTCGCGTACCGTTGTGCGCCAGCGATATTCGGACCAACAACTCAGTGGATCAGATGAGGGAAGTTCGTTTCCTGTCGTGTCTGTCTGATCCGAATGTGGCACGAGTTTTGGGAGTGTGCACTGTGGAACCAGTACCATGGACGATCATCGAGTACACGGAACTCGGTGACCTCGCTCATTATCTTCAGTACAGTGTACCGCTCACGGGAACGCTCAGGCCGAACTGCAATCTGAAAGCGCTCAGGTAAAATTTCCTTTTGAGAAACACAACCTTTCTCTCGGCACTTGTTTGCTTTATctgtgtaaaatttaaatataataaaatttaattataataatcagaaATGATCATAAAAGGGGTACAAGTGGCAATCTCATCTGCTTTAACCGTAAAAACAaaactgtttttcttttaaatcgaTCTTTATATATGATCAATTTTAATCGTTTCTAGTCAGAGTTGTCTGCTGTATATGGGAACGCAGATAGCATCCGGAATGAGATTCCTCGAATCGAAGAATCTGGTGCACAAGGACTTGGCGGCCAGGAATTGTCTAGTAGGTCGTTCTTACACCGTGAAAGTTACCGATATAGCCATGTGCAGTGATCTTTATAAGAAAGATTACAGCGATATAGGGGGTAGACCGCCCGCGCCGATCAGATGGCTGCCGTGGGAAAGCATTCTCTTGGTAAGACACAGGGTTGGGTAGTAACTAGTTAAACAGTtaaaagttaagttaaaaagttatcaacttttaacttaacttagttaattttaaatatattaacttttaactttaactagttaatttttaaggcattaacgttaacgtattaactttttttaagttaaaaatcattcatcaatattaaaaatcgtgaaaatgGTTGGCAGCGCTATTAGAGCCAGTGTTGCCAGTTTTAAGACGCGGCTCACAGCTCCGCCGCACAGTGGTCTAAACGCCCGATTTTGTGGCaaaaactaataatataatattttaaactaaTATTTTAGTAATGATAAGTTGCATaaggtataaataatatttgttacagcttagagaattattattaatatgaaaaacagGTTACATACAGGTGGGACatttaaaatgttacaaataattaCT
This region includes:
- the LOC105278912 gene encoding discoidin domain-containing receptor 2 yields the protein MKTDYFSIIARLCTLLMLFGPVTDVQSLDIRSCNRSLGMESGDIPDSAITASSSYVTNVAPRNGRLRTETAGGAWCPKMQIEKGVREWLQVDLQGAHVITGVQTQGRYDNGRGQEYVEDYTLEYRRPGFTQWRRYKRWDNVEVLTGNSDTSTIVSHKLIPPIFASHIRILPHSEHRRTVCLRIEFLGCRDTSGIVSYTIPDASMTELSDISYDGKRQDNLLTDGLGCLTDGEVGADDYRVDMRDRRGTGWVAWLRDTFEENFVELIFEFEAILIFEAVHIYTNNYFSRNVQVFSKADIWFSPDGETYEDEPLPYSYIPDFVLENARNVSIGLHGRQGRLLKMHLYFAARWIIISEVTFDATNPYENTTEEAASEFSNREIPVNPEVDLNLQTITAPGDGQEYMEVLIGVLTAIILLLLSLFFVILFLNRRQKLQSSPTVLKNPFGFAINMKGLLLNLTPGGMLTAEAANRVTPDMPEDVSMHESLTMEQFNSPLVSPQYKSTYAIVASSESPKDFNNVEIPEEDARLDAGPESAVGPSSCSSSPTNSPPRHSQHYRTLQSYSSPTRKLNIAVTPNHQRDVDQVHSKRWHTAPKEKHKVPAPVVSWNIAPSMNKSYKCKEIEPTNIPRQCLRTTEKLGSRNIGEAIICEAVGLDEVVSGASRLVVARVPLCASDIRTNNSVDQMREVRFLSCLSDPNVARVLGVCTVEPVPWTIIEYTELGDLAHYLQYSVPLTGTLRPNCNLKALSQSCLLYMGTQIASGMRFLESKNLVHKDLAARNCLVGRSYTVKVTDIAMCSDLYKKDYSDIGGRPPAPIRWLPWESILLDRYTCSSSVWSFAVTLWEVMSLAREKPFQHLSNDQVIQNAEHMYYGAELQVLLPKPTMCPEEIYRMMCSCWRRDEMSRPTFKDVYTFLKNIIADYRPGA